The genomic DNA TACGCTGCCATGACCGCGCATCTGCACCGCAACGTTCTTGCCCAGCGCCGCCGACAGCGATGCCGCTTGCGAATCGGAAACCACCAGGCGCGGATCGTTCCAGGTCGGCACGCCCGTATAGAGGAAGGCACCATGCAGAAACACAGGAACGACATCACGACCGGCAATGCCCAGCAGCGTCGAGTGCTGCGCATGCAGATGCGTGACACTCATGATTTCCGGGCGATCGCGGTGAATCTGCGTATGGATGCGCCACTCCAATGGAATCTCGCCACCAGGGTGTTCGAGGATCTCGCCGTTGATATCGAACACGAATACCTGCTCGGGCTGCACCAGCCCTTTCTCCGAACCCGCACCAGGGCTGAGCAGGATGCGATCGGTGCCAGGCACGCGAATCGACACATGACCGAACATGCCGATCGAACCCTGCAGGTTCAACATCCGGCACATGACCGCGGTTTTCTTGCGCAACTCCGCTTCGGTCTCGACCGGTGCTACGTCGGCATGCATATCT from Dyella sp. GSA-30 includes the following:
- a CDS encoding class II aldolase/adducin family protein, yielding MTDMHADVAPVETEAELRKKTAVMCRMLNLQGSIGMFGHVSIRVPGTDRILLSPGAGSEKGLVQPEQVFVFDINGEILEHPGGEIPLEWRIHTQIHRDRPEIMSVTHLHAQHSTLLGIAGRDVVPVFLHGAFLYTGVPTWNDPRLVVSDSQAASLSAALGKNVAVQMRGHGSVVVGETAEIAFFRSTFFEENARKQVEAEILGGALPLSQEEAADCARGTFNPRLLRLLWSYYERQSEQALIAMSRT